One genomic region from Candidatus Atribacteria bacterium encodes:
- a CDS encoding 4Fe-4S dicluster domain-containing protein has protein sequence IKVTELCFGALPIGPMQANIPIEKGAKLIRTALEKGINFIDTAEVYQTYHYIKKALEGYKGEVIITTKSFAKTYTEMEKSVQYALESLDRDYIDIFLLHAAKATPSVFEEREGAFQCLKDYRSKGIVRAIGISTHVIDIVKRATEIKEIDIIFPIINKLGMGIINGSVDDMIKAISRAHKAGKGLYAMKALAGGRLIGELEASINYVRNVTGVSSIAIGMISQDELELNIKIFNDEEISQELFYQKIKPNKKLFISRFCKGCGNCVNTCPNNALHLENGKAVVDHKLCILCGYCNPVCPEFAIRII, from the coding sequence ATCAAAGTAACTGAATTATGTTTTGGTGCATTGCCCATAGGACCTATGCAGGCAAATATACCTATTGAAAAAGGAGCAAAACTTATACGCACAGCTTTGGAAAAAGGAATAAATTTTATCGATACTGCCGAGGTATATCAAACTTATCATTATATTAAAAAAGCTTTGGAAGGTTATAAAGGGGAAGTCATTATTACGACCAAATCTTTTGCTAAAACCTATACCGAAATGGAAAAAAGCGTTCAATATGCACTTGAATCTCTTGATAGAGATTATATAGATATTTTCCTTTTGCATGCGGCAAAAGCTACTCCTTCAGTTTTTGAAGAGAGGGAAGGAGCATTCCAATGTTTAAAAGATTATAGATCGAAAGGAATCGTCCGGGCAATAGGGATTTCTACCCATGTGATAGATATTGTTAAGCGGGCAACAGAAATCAAAGAAATCGATATTATATTTCCGATTATTAATAAACTCGGTATGGGTATTATTAATGGCAGCGTGGACGATATGATTAAAGCCATCTCAAGAGCACATAAGGCAGGGAAAGGCTTATATGCTATGAAAGCCTTAGCCGGAGGAAGATTGATTGGCGAATTAGAAGCATCAATTAATTATGTCAGAAATGTTACAGGCGTAAGCTCAATTGCTATAGGGATGATTAGCCAGGATGAATTGGAACTTAATATAAAAATATTTAATGATGAAGAAATTTCTCAAGAATTATTTTATCAAAAAATTAAACCGAATAAAAAATTATTTATTTCCCGTTTTTGCAAAGGTTGTGGCAATTGTGTCAATACTTGCCCCAATAATGCCTTACACTTAGAAAATGGGAAAGCAGTGGTCGATCACAAATTATGTATTTTGTGCGGCTATTGCAATCCGGTATGTCCCGAATTTGCCATTAGAATTATTTAA
- a CDS encoding dihydrodipicolinate synthase family protein: MKRMKNLVVPTITPFDEEGKIDPEGIKGHFDFLIKAGVKDFYVLGTTGEVFLMNTEERKIVAELVVEYVGDRGNIFIQIGSISTKEACDLAQHAESIGAAGIGAVTPFYFNVSQREMESYYLEIAKSVSDNFSVYLYNLPGCTTNDLLPETVSKLAEVKNIVGIKNSMKDILRLSQLVDETPDDFDVIIGADPILMPAILYGAKGSVSGNANVFPEVFIEFYQAIKEKNYDKARQKQIAIRHIITVLKDGANLAYFKQALVYRGFKPTYTRKPLLGLNQKEKDILNNEVKEIIKNYL; this comes from the coding sequence ATGAAAAGGATGAAGAATCTTGTGGTTCCCACAATTACTCCATTTGATGAAGAGGGTAAAATTGACCCGGAGGGAATCAAGGGACATTTTGACTTCTTAATTAAGGCTGGGGTTAAAGATTTTTATGTTTTAGGGACTACCGGTGAAGTATTTTTAATGAATACAGAAGAAAGAAAGATAGTCGCTGAGTTGGTAGTAGAATATGTTGGCGATAGAGGAAATATCTTTATCCAAATTGGTTCTATATCTACTAAAGAGGCTTGTGATTTAGCCCAGCATGCTGAAAGTATTGGCGCAGCTGGTATTGGAGCAGTTACTCCTTTTTATTTTAATGTAAGTCAACGAGAAATGGAAAGTTATTATCTGGAGATAGCAAAAAGTGTAAGTGATAATTTTTCAGTTTATTTATATAATCTACCTGGTTGTACCACCAATGATTTATTGCCGGAAACTGTATCTAAATTAGCTGAAGTAAAAAATATAGTGGGAATTAAAAATAGCATGAAAGATATATTGAGATTAAGTCAATTAGTTGATGAAACTCCGGATGATTTTGATGTAATTATTGGAGCAGACCCCATTTTAATGCCGGCAATATTGTATGGAGCGAAGGGGAGTGTTTCGGGAAATGCTAATGTTTTTCCTGAAGTATTCATAGAATTTTACCAAGCCATAAAAGAAAAAAATTATGACAAAGCACGTCAAAAACAGATCGCTATAAGACATATAATTACAGTATTGAAAGACGGTGCAAATTTAGCTTATTTTAAACAAGCTCTGGTTTATCGGGGGTTTAAACCAACATATACAAGAAAACCTTTGTTAGGTCTTAACCAGAAGGAAAAAGATATATTGAACAATGAAGTAAAAGAAATAATTAAAAATTATCTTTAA
- a CDS encoding UPF0182 family protein has product MADKTRNLKWIIIGIIFLVVIIVGAIASIYIDLIWFKSVQYVAVFWKILLTKGVVMLFFAAAFFVLSFINLSFARRFAPEFQVEISQDEFEKPEIQLYKSLQNIQVNKKFVLWFSLIVALFMGLSEASSWEKILIYLNRTSFGITDPIFNKDIGFYMFSLPFWEFIRNWLSFALTLITVVVAAIYIVKKAVKYEYKKLIIETPVKVHLSLLIGLILILKSWQYWLNAFKILYSTRGVIFGAGYTAIHADLLALRVLMVLALICAVLFFLTARKQDWKLPVLGLAVLIGVSILLAGIYPEIIQKAIVLPNESTKERPYILNNIEATRLAYGLDKIEEEEFPVKEEISFEDIEKNGETVGNIRLWDWRPIKQTLNQIQAIRLYYDFNSVDTDRYYFNGNYQQVMISPRELNSTKIPEQARTWVNEKLVYTHGYGVVVNPVNQISGEGLPQLLIKDIPPVSSVDLTITRPEIYYGEITEGYVIVKTKAKEFDYPKGDENVYSTYVGGGGLPVSSLWGRILFSIKYSNPQILLTTNFTRDSRIMIYRNIQKRVNKVAPFLNYDNDPYIIVSKEGRLFWIQDAFTVSNNYPYSTPLGGYFNYIRNSVKVIIDAYNGTMDFYIVDQKDPLVKVYQNIFPQLFKNFDQMPADLKEHIRYSKDLFQVQAELYSTYHMIDPDVFYNKEDYWNIPNEIYSDSEIRMEPYYIVTKLPDHDREEFILMTPFTPSTKSNMIAWLAAKNDQPEYGNLVVYKFPKEKLIYGPMQIEARIDQDSAISQQLTLWGQRGSTVIRGNLLVIPIEKSIIYIEPLYLRAEKGEIPELKRVIVSNGSDVMMGNNLEDALERLFSQTFREKEIVITGEEKTLKDLIKEAAGYYESAQNFAREGNWSKYGEELQKLEQSLKLLEDASERE; this is encoded by the coding sequence ATGGCAGATAAAACAAGAAATTTAAAATGGATAATTATTGGCATAATCTTTTTAGTGGTCATAATTGTGGGGGCGATTGCCTCAATTTATATTGATTTAATATGGTTTAAGTCGGTACAATATGTTGCGGTTTTTTGGAAGATACTGTTAACCAAAGGAGTAGTCATGCTGTTTTTTGCTGCAGCATTTTTTGTGTTGTCTTTTATCAATCTTTCTTTTGCCCGACGTTTTGCTCCTGAGTTTCAGGTAGAAATAAGCCAGGATGAGTTTGAAAAGCCGGAAATTCAATTATATAAAAGTCTGCAAAATATTCAGGTGAATAAAAAATTTGTTTTATGGTTTTCCCTGATTGTAGCGCTATTTATGGGATTATCCGAAGCCTCTAGCTGGGAGAAGATCTTAATATATTTAAACCGGACTTCCTTTGGAATAACTGACCCTATTTTTAATAAGGATATTGGATTTTATATGTTCAGTCTTCCTTTCTGGGAATTCATCAGGAACTGGTTATCCTTTGCCCTTACACTTATTACTGTTGTAGTGGCTGCCATTTATATTGTTAAAAAAGCAGTAAAATATGAATATAAAAAACTTATCATTGAAACTCCAGTTAAGGTGCACCTGTCTTTGTTAATTGGCTTAATATTAATTTTAAAGTCCTGGCAGTATTGGCTGAATGCCTTTAAGATTCTATACTCTACTCGAGGGGTAATTTTTGGAGCGGGTTATACAGCAATCCACGCCGATCTTTTAGCCTTGAGGGTTTTAATGGTATTAGCTTTGATTTGCGCAGTACTATTTTTTTTAACTGCCAGGAAGCAAGATTGGAAATTACCAGTTTTGGGATTGGCGGTATTGATTGGTGTCTCTATCTTACTGGCGGGAATTTATCCTGAGATTATTCAGAAAGCAATAGTCTTACCCAATGAAAGTACCAAGGAGAGACCTTATATATTAAATAATATTGAAGCTACCCGGCTAGCCTATGGTTTAGATAAGATTGAAGAGGAGGAATTTCCGGTAAAAGAAGAAATAAGCTTTGAAGATATTGAAAAAAATGGAGAGACGGTTGGAAATATCCGACTCTGGGATTGGAGACCCATAAAGCAGACCTTAAACCAGATTCAGGCTATTAGGCTTTATTATGATTTTAATAGTGTGGATACGGACCGTTATTATTTTAATGGGAATTATCAACAGGTGATGATCTCTCCCCGAGAATTAAACTCGACAAAAATACCCGAACAGGCCAGAACCTGGGTTAATGAGAAATTGGTTTATACTCATGGATATGGCGTTGTGGTAAACCCGGTTAATCAGATTAGCGGAGAAGGCCTCCCCCAGCTGTTGATAAAAGATATTCCCCCGGTTTCCAGTGTAGATCTGACTATAACCCGACCAGAAATATATTATGGTGAAATAACCGAAGGGTATGTCATAGTTAAGACTAAAGCTAAAGAGTTCGATTATCCAAAAGGAGACGAAAATGTCTATAGTACTTATGTGGGAGGTGGTGGGTTGCCGGTATCCTCTTTATGGGGAAGAATTTTATTTTCTATAAAATATTCTAATCCTCAAATTTTACTTACCACCAATTTTACTCGGGATAGCCGAATTATGATCTATCGTAATATTCAAAAGAGAGTCAACAAGGTAGCTCCTTTCCTCAATTATGATAATGACCCGTATATAATAGTTTCCAAAGAAGGGAGATTGTTCTGGATACAGGATGCCTTTACTGTATCTAATAACTATCCTTACTCGACTCCTCTTGGGGGGTATTTTAATTATATTAGAAATTCGGTTAAAGTAATTATTGATGCCTATAATGGTACTATGGATTTTTATATAGTAGATCAGAAAGACCCATTAGTAAAGGTATATCAAAATATATTTCCTCAACTGTTTAAAAACTTTGACCAGATGCCTGCGGATTTAAAGGAACACATTCGTTATTCCAAAGACCTCTTTCAAGTTCAAGCGGAACTTTATTCTACTTACCATATGATCGACCCCGATGTATTTTACAATAAAGAGGATTATTGGAATATTCCCAATGAGATTTATTCGGACAGTGAAATCAGGATGGAACCCTATTATATTGTGACCAAGCTTCCGGATCACGATAGAGAAGAATTTATTTTGATGACTCCCTTTACTCCTTCTACCAAGAGTAATATGATTGCCTGGCTGGCCGCTAAAAATGACCAGCCGGAATATGGGAACTTGGTAGTTTACAAATTTCCCAAGGAAAAACTGATTTACGGTCCGATGCAGATAGAAGCGAGAATTGACCAGGACTCAGCGATTTCTCAGCAATTAACTCTATGGGGACAGAGGGGCTCTACGGTTATCCGGGGAAATTTACTGGTAATTCCTATAGAAAAATCGATTATTTATATTGAACCTCTGTATCTGCGTGCAGAAAAAGGAGAGATACCCGAGTTAAAAAGAGTAATCGTTTCCAATGGTTCTGATGTAATGATGGGGAATAATCTGGAAGATGCTTTAGAGAGGCTTTTTTCCCAAACTTTTAGAGAAAAAGAGATCGTAATAACCGGCGAAGAAAAAACTCTCAAAGATTTGATTAAGGAAGCAGCAGGATATTACGAAAGTGCTCAAAACTTCGCTCGCGAAGGGAACTGGAGCAAATACGGAGAAGAGCTTCAGAAATTGGAACAGTCTCTGAAGCTGTTAGAAGATGCAAGCGAGAGAGAATAA
- a CDS encoding TRAP transporter large permease, with protein sequence MLITIWVVLFAIMFIFGYPIIFSISVPSMIYVILAKISPAVIVDSMVIGFEKQFVLLAVPLFILAAKIMNEGMITERLFSFANKMVGSLKGGLGHVNVLASIIFSGMTGSAIADASGLGMIEIKSMNDAGFNPEFSCAVTSASATIGPIIPPSIPMVIYSMISGASLGHLFIGGIIPGLFLGAAMMVYIAYISHKRNYPAGESFNMRSLIISFFKAFFPLLTPVILLWGIYGGVFTPTEAAAATVFYALILSVVGYRILGFKKLIVVFKESALSTGYVSAMVAAALIFSYIVSREQLPVTLTNMVMNSGIITNKYMYLLFVNLFLLLLGCFMDPIVGELIVMPILIPIAIFFEIDLVHLGVISTLNFMIGLSTPPYGENLFIVSAISGVPLGGIIREMWPFLAVLTGVLLACTYIPGIVLWLPKLAGYVP encoded by the coding sequence ATATTGATAACAATATGGGTTGTTTTATTTGCCATTATGTTTATTTTCGGATATCCCATTATCTTTTCGATTTCTGTGCCTTCGATGATTTATGTCATTTTAGCTAAAATAAGCCCCGCAGTAATTGTAGACAGTATGGTTATAGGCTTTGAAAAGCAATTTGTTTTGCTTGCCGTACCCTTATTTATTTTAGCCGCCAAAATAATGAATGAGGGTATGATTACCGAGCGCCTTTTTAGTTTTGCTAATAAGATGGTAGGATCACTTAAAGGCGGGTTAGGTCATGTCAATGTATTGGCTTCGATTATTTTTTCGGGAATGACCGGTTCCGCAATTGCCGATGCTTCTGGCTTGGGCATGATAGAAATAAAGTCCATGAATGATGCCGGATTTAACCCTGAATTTAGCTGTGCGGTAACTTCTGCAAGTGCAACTATTGGTCCTATTATTCCTCCCAGTATTCCCATGGTAATTTATTCGATGATTTCGGGAGCTTCTTTAGGTCACTTATTTATTGGGGGAATTATACCCGGTCTTTTTTTGGGAGCCGCTATGATGGTATATATTGCCTACATTTCCCACAAACGGAATTATCCTGCCGGCGAATCCTTTAATATGAGAAGTTTAATTATATCTTTTTTTAAGGCTTTTTTTCCGCTTTTAACTCCGGTGATTTTATTATGGGGTATCTACGGTGGAGTGTTCACACCTACGGAAGCTGCTGCTGCTACAGTCTTTTATGCTTTAATCTTATCGGTAGTCGGCTACCGTATTTTAGGTTTTAAAAAATTAATAGTTGTTTTTAAGGAATCTGCCTTAAGCACTGGTTATGTTTCAGCAATGGTTGCTGCTGCGCTTATTTTTAGTTATATTGTTTCTCGGGAGCAATTGCCGGTAACCTTAACTAATATGGTTATGAATTCAGGAATTATTACCAATAAATATATGTATTTATTATTTGTAAATTTGTTCTTATTATTATTGGGTTGTTTTATGGATCCCATTGTAGGAGAATTGATCGTGATGCCTATATTAATACCAATCGCCATCTTTTTCGAAATTGATTTAGTCCATCTGGGAGTTATCTCGACATTAAATTTCATGATCGGACTTTCTACTCCCCCCTATGGAGAAAATTTATTCATTGTTAGCGCTATATCCGGAGTTCCTCTGGGAGGAATAATCAGGGAAATGTGGCCCTTTCTTGCTGTTTTAACAGGCGTATTGTTGGCTTGTACTTATATTCCGGGGATTGTTCTTTGGCTGCCCAAATTAGCGGGGTATGTTCCTTAG
- a CDS encoding TRAP transporter small permease — protein sequence MELLKRIYKFIIIFFEEVLSTAALITCASAIVIQVFYRYFLNISLEWPFELSIYAYIWTLYLGAAWGIREGHHVKFNILYDALPPKVQKMINIIFNTITTVVFIIIFKPVWEYLLFNYRIKTVALKIPWTYVFMVFSIFLTLTIIHNIEHIICDIKSLFTNKDDDTTGDEVKY from the coding sequence ATGGAATTATTAAAAAGAATTTATAAGTTTATCATTATTTTTTTTGAAGAGGTTCTTTCCACGGCAGCCCTGATAACTTGTGCCTCAGCAATCGTCATTCAAGTTTTCTATCGATATTTTCTTAATATTTCTTTGGAGTGGCCTTTTGAATTATCTATTTATGCCTATATCTGGACTTTGTATCTGGGAGCTGCTTGGGGAATTAGAGAAGGGCATCATGTGAAATTTAATATTTTATATGATGCATTACCTCCAAAAGTACAAAAGATGATTAATATAATTTTCAATACTATTACTACAGTTGTTTTTATCATTATTTTTAAACCCGTTTGGGAATATCTTTTATTTAATTATAGGATAAAGACGGTTGCCCTGAAAATCCCCTGGACTTATGTTTTTATGGTATTTTCCATATTCTTAACCCTAACTATCATTCATAATATTGAGCATATCATTTGCGATATTAAATCATTATTTACTAATAAAGATGATGACACAACAGGAGATGAAGTAAAATATTGA
- a CDS encoding DctP family TRAP transporter solute-binding subunit — MKRDQFLKIALTVCLFVVLTSTVVLAEQPTYNLKFSTAATPLEPQTQGFMKFAEIVEQLTGGNIKVTIYHSGQLADQKTQVLGTMRGDIDMCDGSPSWYSDLVPYPEIGVLEAAYVFKSLDHLYSVVNGPIGKAYWDELRKKSGLVVLDTWFLGTRELNLTKKAGIVRTPEDLKGVKLRMPGSEAWMDVGRGLGAQPTPLGFNEVYMALKTGTIDGQDNPLPTDFSSKFYEVTHYIVLTDHQMTIINPTINEKVWESMPEDYKVYMKKALLIGRNYCNQLVLEQEASLLAKFQNEFGMEIIIPDKAAFMENVKKMYVKNDEIWGKGVYEKIQNVSAEVYEAE, encoded by the coding sequence GTGAAAAGAGATCAATTTTTAAAAATTGCTTTGACAGTTTGCTTATTTGTTGTTTTGACTTCTACGGTGGTTCTCGCTGAACAACCAACCTATAATTTGAAATTTTCTACCGCTGCTACCCCTTTAGAACCACAGACTCAAGGTTTTATGAAATTTGCTGAAATAGTAGAACAGTTAACCGGTGGGAATATAAAAGTAACCATATATCACTCCGGACAATTAGCGGATCAAAAAACTCAAGTTCTCGGAACTATGCGCGGCGATATCGATATGTGTGATGGTTCACCTTCTTGGTATAGTGATTTAGTCCCCTATCCGGAAATCGGAGTATTGGAAGCTGCCTATGTGTTCAAAAGCTTAGATCACCTTTATTCTGTGGTAAATGGTCCTATTGGGAAAGCCTATTGGGATGAATTAAGAAAGAAATCTGGCTTGGTGGTTTTAGATACCTGGTTCTTGGGAACCCGGGAGTTAAATTTAACTAAAAAAGCTGGAATAGTTAGGACTCCCGAGGATCTTAAAGGAGTTAAACTGAGAATGCCTGGTTCAGAAGCCTGGATGGATGTCGGTCGTGGTTTAGGTGCTCAACCTACTCCCTTGGGATTCAATGAAGTCTATATGGCTTTAAAGACAGGAACCATAGACGGCCAGGACAATCCCTTGCCTACCGATTTTTCCAGTAAATTTTATGAAGTCACTCATTATATAGTTTTAACTGATCATCAAATGACTATTATTAATCCCACAATTAATGAAAAGGTTTGGGAGAGTATGCCGGAAGATTATAAAGTGTATATGAAAAAAGCGTTATTAATTGGAAGAAATTATTGTAACCAATTGGTATTAGAGCAGGAAGCAAGTTTACTAGCTAAATTCCAAAACGAATTTGGTATGGAAATAATTATTCCGGATAAAGCCGCCTTTATGGAAAACGTCAAGAAAATGTATGTTAAAAATGATGAAATTTGGGGTAAAGGGGTATATGAAAAGATACAAAATGTAAGCGCAGAAGTATATGAAGCAGAATAA
- a CDS encoding LacI family transcriptional regulator — MKINIKDVAKKAGVSTATVSRVLSDFPGIRDKTRKKVLKAVSELNYEINAVARNLRQKKTNSIGIIVGNVLSQFYSVIAKSVEDIANKFGYNTILCNGDENPEKELNYLKVLMSNRVDGIILTPTGKNSEYVQRLINSRTKVVLLDRLIEGVDCDAVLVDNANGAYKAVKHLIDQGYRKIGIVDGYLDRTTGAERLKGYLQAIEEAGIVKDDSLIKIGNFKKESGRKLTQELLEKSNRPEAIFTTNIDMSMGALIAIKEMGLTIPNDIGIVCFDDSDFALITEPSITVIRQPVYQLGSTAAELLIKKIEDEEKGLDHKPTVVTLSTELIIRNSTKRINTHGRLIYR, encoded by the coding sequence ATGAAAATAAATATAAAGGATGTGGCCAAAAAGGCAGGGGTTTCTACCGCAACCGTTTCCAGAGTTTTAAGCGATTTTCCCGGGATCAGGGATAAAACCAGAAAAAAAGTGCTTAAAGCCGTATCGGAATTAAATTATGAAATAAATGCCGTAGCCAGGAACCTAAGGCAGAAAAAGACCAATTCTATCGGGATCATTGTGGGGAATGTTCTTTCTCAATTTTATTCAGTCATTGCTAAATCTGTGGAGGATATAGCTAATAAATTTGGTTATAATACCATTTTATGCAATGGAGATGAAAATCCCGAGAAAGAACTCAACTATTTAAAAGTTTTAATGTCCAACCGGGTAGATGGAATAATACTCACTCCTACCGGTAAGAATTCAGAATATGTTCAGCGTCTGATCAATTCAAGAACTAAGGTGGTGCTCTTAGATAGGCTAATAGAGGGAGTAGATTGTGATGCGGTTTTAGTTGATAATGCTAATGGCGCCTATAAAGCAGTAAAACATCTGATAGATCAAGGTTATAGAAAAATTGGAATAGTGGATGGCTATTTAGACCGGACTACCGGTGCCGAAAGACTAAAAGGGTATTTGCAGGCGATAGAAGAAGCAGGTATAGTCAAAGATGATAGCCTGATTAAAATTGGTAATTTTAAGAAGGAGAGTGGCAGGAAATTAACTCAAGAATTATTGGAAAAATCTAACAGGCCGGAGGCGATTTTTACCACTAATATAGATATGTCTATGGGTGCATTAATTGCTATCAAAGAGATGGGGCTTACCATACCCAATGATATAGGCATTGTTTGTTTTGATGATTCGGATTTCGCCTTAATCACGGAACCTTCCATAACCGTAATAAGACAACCTGTGTATCAACTTGGTTCTACAGCAGCTGAATTGCTAATAAAAAAGATAGAAGACGAAGAAAAAGGGTTAGATCATAAACCAACAGTAGTAACTTTAAGTACCGAACTGATAATCAGAAATTCAACCAAAAGAATAAATACCCATGGTAGATTAATATATCGTTAG
- the kdsB gene encoding 3-deoxy-manno-octulosonate cytidylyltransferase, whose protein sequence is MKVVGVIPSRYSSTRLPGKPLKDICGKSMIQRVYESAKQSKLLDEVIVATDDKRIAKEVERFKGKVVMTSVDHPNGTSRIAEAVKNLDVDLVINIQGDEPFIRFEMIDELIEILIKDADILMATLCYELHDKNKLKDENVVKVVCDIDRNALYFSRSLIPFPRKKENFKVYEHIGIYGYRKSFLQEFVKLDDTPLSMIESLEQLKVLEYGYKLYVAETKYDYNALSIDTLEDLEEAKRIIKNRQDI, encoded by the coding sequence ATGAAGGTTGTGGGAGTTATTCCTTCCCGATATAGTTCTACCAGATTACCCGGTAAACCTCTGAAAGATATTTGCGGAAAATCAATGATTCAACGGGTATATGAGAGTGCCAAACAATCTAAATTGTTAGACGAAGTTATTGTAGCGACAGACGATAAGAGAATTGCAAAAGAAGTGGAAAGATTTAAAGGGAAAGTAGTGATGACTTCGGTTGATCATCCCAACGGAACTTCTCGGATTGCTGAGGCGGTGAAAAATTTGGATGTTGATTTGGTAATTAATATTCAGGGCGATGAACCCTTTATACGTTTTGAAATGATAGACGAACTTATTGAAATACTCATTAAAGATGCTGATATTCTGATGGCTACCCTATGCTACGAACTTCATGATAAGAATAAATTAAAAGATGAAAATGTAGTAAAAGTGGTTTGCGATATTGATAGAAATGCTTTGTATTTTAGTCGTTCTTTAATACCGTTTCCCAGAAAAAAAGAAAATTTTAAGGTATATGAACATATAGGTATTTACGGTTATAGAAAATCTTTTCTACAAGAATTTGTAAAATTAGACGATACCCCCTTGTCCATGATAGAATCTTTGGAACAGCTAAAGGTTTTAGAATACGGATATAAGTTATATGTTGCTGAAACTAAATATGATTACAATGCCCTGAGCATTGATACCCTGGAAGACCTAGAGGAAGCCAAAAGAATAATTAAAAATAGGCAAGACATATAA
- a CDS encoding peptidase S58 family protein, with the protein MNGEEKLKELKDAIIDVPGIKVGHSQDLKAGTGCTVIICEKGATTGVDVRGGAPGTRETDLLNPVNLIDKAHAIYLGGGSAFGLDGASGVMKYLEEKRIGFDVVLTKVPIVPGAVLFDLDVGDFRVRPDANMGYDACIKASEEVVIQGNVGAGTGATVGKIFGGLRCMKSGLGTASFKSQELIIGAIVAVNCLGDVIDPENGEIIAGVLTEDKKGLANSMSFLRNFPQKTKDNFSKNTTIGAIATNARLSKAGATKVAMMAQDGYARTINPAHTMFDGDTIFCMATGEVEAGTNVVGAIAAEVMARAIVKAVKNTESLFKLKSYKDIF; encoded by the coding sequence ATGAATGGTGAAGAAAAGTTGAAAGAATTAAAGGATGCCATTATAGATGTACCAGGGATAAAAGTAGGACATAGCCAGGATTTAAAGGCCGGGACTGGTTGTACGGTGATTATTTGCGAAAAGGGAGCAACAACAGGAGTAGATGTACGGGGAGGAGCTCCGGGAACGAGAGAGACAGACCTTCTAAATCCAGTAAATCTAATAGATAAAGCCCACGCTATTTATTTAGGAGGAGGCAGCGCCTTTGGATTGGATGGAGCATCGGGAGTAATGAAATATTTAGAAGAAAAAAGAATAGGTTTTGATGTGGTACTAACTAAAGTTCCTATAGTTCCCGGTGCGGTTCTCTTTGACCTGGATGTAGGTGATTTTAGGGTTAGGCCTGATGCTAATATGGGTTATGATGCCTGTATTAAGGCCAGCGAAGAAGTGGTAATACAGGGTAATGTTGGAGCTGGCACCGGGGCAACGGTAGGGAAAATATTTGGCGGGCTTCGTTGTATGAAGAGCGGTTTAGGTACAGCCAGTTTTAAATCTCAGGAATTGATTATTGGAGCAATTGTAGCGGTAAATTGTCTGGGAGATGTCATTGATCCGGAAAACGGAGAAATTATTGCCGGGGTATTAACTGAGGATAAAAAAGGTCTTGCTAATTCTATGTCTTTTTTAAGAAATTTTCCTCAAAAGACCAAAGATAATTTTTCTAAAAACACCACTATAGGAGCCATTGCTACTAATGCGCGATTAAGCAAAGCCGGCGCAACCAAAGTGGCTATGATGGCTCAAGATGGTTATGCCCGAACTATAAATCCAGCTCATACCATGTTTGATGGAGATACTATCTTTTGTATGGCTACTGGTGAGGTAGAGGCTGGGACGAATGTGGTAGGGGCTATTGCGGCCGAAGTGATGGCTCGGGCAATAGTAAAGGCGGTAAAGAATACAGAATCACTTTTTAAACTTAAAAGCTATAAGGATATATTTTAA